The nucleotide window CGGGCGGGGGCCGTTCGACTCGGAGAGCCCGTACATCGTCGCCTACCAGGTGGTCCACGACGAGGCCGATCTGGCGGGCGTGCCCGAGGAGTTGGCGCCACTGATCGAGGGCTGCCTGGCGAAGGACCCCGCGGACCGCCCGACACCGGACGCGCTGATGGAGCTGCTGCGCACGCACGCACCGGCGGACGCACGGCCGCCCACGCCGGCGGAACGGGCCGCGGCTGCCTCCCCACGCCCCGAGACGACGCACGTCCGCGCCGCCGCCCCCGACAACCCCGCCGGCCCTCGCCGCACCGCACGCCCCCGCACCGCCCGCACCCGCCGCTGGCCGCTGTGGGCCGCCCTCGCCCTGGTCGTCACCGGCGCCGGCACCTTCACCGGCATCCGGGCGCTGGCCTCGGCGGGCGACAGCCAGGACCCCGCGCTGCAGACCCGGCCGTCGTACGCCGACCAAGCCGACTTCCGCCCGTGGCACACCACGCTCGTCAAGCGCCCCCGGGGCCACGCCGCCGAGCTGCCGTTCTGCACCACCGGCTCGGGCGCCGTCTTCTGCGGCCAGCCCGGCGTGCTCGCCGCCCGGCTCGCCCCGGGCACCGGCCAGGTCGCATGGCGGCGCAAGGACGACGCCGCCACCGGCAAGAACTCCCTCAAGAACGCCGCCTCACCCACCCCGCCGGCGCTCTCCGGCGGACTGCTGTACGTCTTCTCCGCCGACGCCGAGCGACTGACGGCGCTGGACCCGTCGGCCGACGGCAAGGGCGCCACCCGCTGGACCAAGGACATCTCCGGGTACGAGGGCGGGGCCCGGATCGTCGGGGACCAGGTGCTGCTGACGGCGGCGGACGGCACCGTCACCGCGCTGGACAGCGCGACCCACCGGCAGCTCTGGCACCAGCGCTTCACGGGCCACGCCCTGCCCGCCTTCACCGCGTTCGGCGACCCGCACACCGCCTACGCGGCCGAGAACACCCCCGACGGCACCGGCACCCAGGTCACCGCCATCGACCCGGCCCACGGCAGGGTCCGCTGGTCACACCGGCTCCCCGGGCTGCTCGCCGTGGCCGGGCCCGGTACGTCCGGGGCGCTCTATCTGACCGTCACCGACCCGACGTTGTCCTACCGCACCACCGCCGTCCTCCGTTACGACCCGGCCACCGGGCACACCCGGCGCCTCAAGCTCACCGCACCGCTGGACGGGGCCCTGGCCGTCGTGCGCGGCGAATCGGTGTACCTGCTGGCCGAGGGCGGTGCGCTGCAGTCCGTCGGCGCACGGACCTGGGACACCGAGACCTCCGTCAGCCGGGGTTCGGCACCGGTGGTGAGCGGCGGCCGGCTGTATTTCACCGCGGCGGACGGACGGCTGCTCGCGGTCGACACCCGCTCCGGCGAGCTGCTGGGCCAGACGCCGCCCCGGATGAACGGCCGCCACAACGGGTTCGTGGAAGCGCTGCCGGCCCCGTTGGTGGACGCCCGGCACGGCCGCGTCTACGCGGCGGCGCCGGACGGCAGCATCTTCTCGGCGGCGTCCGGGGACCCGGCGGGCTGGTGACGGCCGGGCCCGCCGCCGCCCACCGCATGACAGCGACACACGCAGCACTCGCGCCGCACCCCGGGGACGGCCGCGGCGGTCTCGGGCCCGGGGCTGCCCTTGGTGCATCCGGGATGCCTGCCGACATGGCAGGCCGGCGAGACGTACGGGGCGCCCTCGCTCACCGGATCGCCCTCTGGAGCACCGCGATGAGCTTGCGGGTCGTCTCCACGTTGCAGCGCCCCAACTCGACCAGCACGCGCGGCGGTTCATAGCCGAACGTCACCGGGTCGACGGCCAGCGACGGCAGCACGATGCCGGTCTGCTTGAGCACGGCGGCCAGCTCGCCGCAGGCCGCCTCGGCCTCGTTCCTCGCGTCGGCCACCGCCCGTCGTTCCGTCGTCATCCGTACCGCTCCCGTCTGCCGTTTTCCCTGTCCGATACCCCCGGAGCGCCACTACCGTGTGTGTTCCGGCCGTTACGAGGATGGACCCGGAAAAGGCGCGAATGCCGCTTGCGGGCCGTATTTCACCACCCCACACCGCTAGTTCCACACCTTCCACGGAGGAGGTCACCATGCCGCCGCGACGAGCAATCACCGGCCGGAGCCAGGAGCCGCGCCAACGGTTCGCCGACGAGCTGCGATTACTGCGCGCCAAGAAGGGCGACACCCTGCGGCAGCTCGGCGACGCCCTGGGCTGGGACTGGTCCCTCTTCGGCAAGATGGAGAGCGGCCAGACGATCGGCAGCCCCGAGGTCGCACAGGCGCTGGACCATTACTACGGCCTGCCGGAC belongs to Streptomyces sp. NBC_01454 and includes:
- a CDS encoding serine/threonine-protein kinase — its product is MPALRDSGPGPEAEHPEYAGQYRLEARLGSGGMGVVHLARSTSGLTLAVKVIHAEFAQDPEFRGRFRQEVAAARRVSGAFTAPVVDADPDAERPWMATLHIPGPTLSDQVKRSGPMVPGEVRQLAAGLAEALRDIHRAGVVHRDLKPGNVLLAADGPKVIDFGISRPSDSEMRTETGKLIGTPPFMAPEQFQRPREVGPAADVFALGSVLVHAATGRGPFDSESPYIVAYQVVHDEADLAGVPEELAPLIEGCLAKDPADRPTPDALMELLRTHAPADARPPTPAERAAAASPRPETTHVRAAAPDNPAGPRRTARPRTARTRRWPLWAALALVVTGAGTFTGIRALASAGDSQDPALQTRPSYADQADFRPWHTTLVKRPRGHAAELPFCTTGSGAVFCGQPGVLAARLAPGTGQVAWRRKDDAATGKNSLKNAASPTPPALSGGLLYVFSADAERLTALDPSADGKGATRWTKDISGYEGGARIVGDQVLLTAADGTVTALDSATHRQLWHQRFTGHALPAFTAFGDPHTAYAAENTPDGTGTQVTAIDPAHGRVRWSHRLPGLLAVAGPGTSGALYLTVTDPTLSYRTTAVLRYDPATGHTRRLKLTAPLDGALAVVRGESVYLLAEGGALQSVGARTWDTETSVSRGSAPVVSGGRLYFTAADGRLLAVDTRSGELLGQTPPRMNGRHNGFVEALPAPLVDARHGRVYAAAPDGSIFSAASGDPAGW